The Amycolatopsis methanolica 239 nucleotide sequence ATGGGAGCTCCTCGTCAGCGGTTTTGCTTGCACCGCAGCAGATCCGGTGGTTCTCGCGGGCTGCGGTGCCTTCGACGGTACACCAAAATTGAATTCAAACTCTAACCCAATCGATCGAATCTCTCCGGCGACCTTCGCAATATCTGTCTTTTGGTAGATGGTGCTCGCGAACCAGTTCGTGCATTCTCCTATCACCGCCACTTCCGAGCGAGGAGAAGCAGACATGAGCGCCACGACCGTCGGCAGAAGGATCAAGGCAGAACTGGGTTGGCCTGTCCCGGTTCTCGGTGCGGTGTGCGTGGTGCTCGTGGCGATGCCCGTCGGCACCGTGCTCACCACCACGTCTTCGTTGGTGGTTCTTCTCGCTGCGCTGGGCATCGCGATGCAACGCACCCGCAGGCCCGCGGTCACTGCCGCTGCGTCCGGGGTTGCAGCCGTCAGCTCTCTGATGGCGACGTTCTGCGAGGGCGAAGTGGCGGATCGGAGCCTTGCCTCGTGGCTACTGGTGGAGACCGGTTTCCTGCTGTGCGTTCTCGTGCAGGCAGTCCGACAGGCGAGAGGGCGACGTGCGCCGTTCTCCGCCGGATTGCTCATGAGTGCGGTGGTTCTGGCGCCACTGCGGCTCACGGCGGGTTCGCGTGCGTCTCCGTCGACCGGTTCGGCAAGCGAATGGTGTTTCGGCTGGGCGTTGTTGGCAGCGTGCGCCGTAGCGGTTGGTCTGTACCTGCGTTCTCTCGACGAGAAGCGCGAGGAGTCCGTTCACGCGGCTCGCCGTGAGCAACGCGTGCAACTGGCGAGTGACTTGCACGACTGGCTGGGGCACGAGGTGACCGGGCTGGTGCTGGAGGCGCAGGTCGCGCGGCTGCACGGCCGTGCCCCGGGCGATGCGCACCGTGCGCTG carries:
- a CDS encoding sensor histidine kinase, which gives rise to MSATTVGRRIKAELGWPVPVLGAVCVVLVAMPVGTVLTTTSSLVVLLAALGIAMQRTRRPAVTAAASGVAAVSSLMATFCEGEVADRSLASWLLVETGFLLCVLVQAVRQARGRRAPFSAGLLMSAVVLAPLRLTAGSRASPSTGSASEWCFGWALLAACAVAVGLYLRSLDEKREESVHAARREQRVQLASDLHDWLGHEVTGLVLEAQVARLHGRAPGDAHRALERIEEAGVRVLDSIDKALCWLRQGDGAPGMVDVERSPWGSDLPALVQRFEALGPMRVRLELDDRAEDVRPEIARTIHRLVLEALTNVRRHAPEARQVSVAVRRDGAHLIVRVVNDGVRRQGLLKRARDGGSGLRGLAERVATLGGTAWAGPVGQAGWAVHVVLPS